The nucleotide window GGCAGGGCGCTTCGCCGAAACCTCGCCCCCGGACCATGGGACGCGACTACCCGCCCAAACTCCGCCGGCAGATCCTCCGCCGGCTGCTTTCGAAGCTTGGCAAGCCGAAGCGCGACAGGCAGACTTGACGCAGTCAGAGTGCGCCATGTCAGGCAGCGAGCAACCATCCCTCGCGGGGCGGCAGAGGGATTCCGCCGAGAGCCCGCCTCCCATCCCCGGCCACTTTCCGCTGCGCCCGATCGCGCGCGGCAGCTACGGCGAGATCTGGCTGGCTCGCACTGACTTGGGTGCGTTCCGGGCCGTGAAGATCATCCGTCGGGCCAACTTCACCGACTCCCGGCCCTATGACCGCGAGTTCGCCGGCATCCAGAGCTACGAACCCATCTCCCGCGAGCACGCGGGCCTGGTAGATGTGCTCCAGGTCGGGCGCCAGGAAGCTGCCGGCTTCTTCCACTATGTAATGGAGCTGGCGGACGATGCGGCCGGCGACGCCGGAAATCCGAAGCCCGAGGCCCGAAATGCGGAGGCGGAACGTGCTGTTGCCGGGCCCGACAACCGGCAATATGCGATTGGCAATTGGCAATCGTACGTGCCCCTCACGCTCGCACAGGTAATCCGGCAGCGGGAGCGCCTGCCCGCCCGGGAGGTCATCGAGATTGGAATCGAACTGGCCGGGGCGTTGGACTTCCTGCACTCGCGTCGGCTGGTCCATCGCGACGTTAAACCCTCCAACATCATCTTCGCAGGTGGCCAACCCAAACTGGCGGATGTGGGGTTAATCGCCGACCTCGGCAACCCGCAGTCTTTCGTGGGCACCGAGGGCTACATCCCGCCCGAAGGCCCCGGCACGATGCAGGCGGACATTTACAGCCTGGGCAAGGTTCTCTACGAAGCCGCCACCGGCAAAGACCGGCAGCAGTTCCCCGACCTGCCCACGCGGCTGGGCGAAGGCAACGACGACCCCGCGCTGCCGGAACTGAACGAAGTACTCCTCAAAGCGTGCGAGAGCAACCCGCGCGCCCGTTATTCGTCCGCTGCCCAGATGGTAGCGGACCTCCAGCGGCTCAGAGATGGGGAATCGCTTCGCGCCCGGCGGGCGCGGCGCCAGCGCCGCCGCACGTTCGCGATTGGGACTGTCCTCCTTACAGGACTTGGTTTGGCTGCCGTGGGACTCGTTGCCCTGATTGAATACTATCGCTCGCAGCCGCGCCTTTGGTTCCGCGACGACTTTGGCGCGTCGCAGCTCGACACCAATTTGTGGGCCTGCGGGCATAAGGAGGATGGCAAGGCGGGCGTGGGGCACCCAGCATTTCGGATCAAGCAGTCAGGCGGGGAACTCATGGTAAGCGCGATGGCGGACCACGAAGGCGGCTGGACCGTCGAAGAAACCGCGTGGGTTGAGCTGAAGCACGACTTGCGGCAGAAAGCTCCGTGCCGGATCGAGATCGAATTGACCGGCACCGTGTCCGGGGGGCGGCTGGCTGTCGGTGCTTTCGCTGGGGCAGTCCCGTCCAGCGAACGCGGTCTGCCCGATGTTGCATTTGCAGTAGTGGACGCCTTGGGTCCGCGCGAAACGAACACATGGCCGGCCAGGCGGTTGCGAATTGACCTCTTGGCGAAGGGCCAGGCTGCAGTTATCTATCCTGACGCGGACAACCTCGAAGTATTCGAGGTCGCTGACCTGGGGGCCTTGCCTCGCTGGCGACTGCGCATTCTGGCCCATGCCCGGACGGCCCGCGGTTTGAATGGCGCAACTGCGGACCTCAGGATAAGGCAGGTTGTCGCCTACACGAATACCAGGGACAACGTTCTGGCCGGCCGCGTCGTGGAAGAACCGAGCGAATGGCCGATAGCAGATGCCGTGATCAAAGACGCGCGCGGACAGATGCTCGCGAAGGTGCGCGACAATGGCGCTTTTGTTGTGCCTCTTGCTTTGGCTGCGGGGCACCTTACGGCCGAAAAGCCGGGTTATGTCTCGTCCAGTTTCCACTCGTCGGGCGGCACGCCGTCGCGCGCGTTCATGACGGTTGCCCTGAAGAAGGGGAATCCTGAACTGGGTGACGTGGTTGACGTGATCAAGTACGGACCCCTCGACGTGCAAAGTATTGGCTTCCGCAGCAACACGCTCACGGCCCTCGTTCTGGAATCCGACACCAACTGGTGGCTGGTGCCAGTTGACGTGGAGGCCAGACGTGTCCCAACTCCCGGGATCGGCGCCCTGAAACTGGAATTCCCGGAATGGATGCTTCTTTCAGATTTCGCGGAATGTGGGAACCGCATGATCGCAATTAAACGTTGGCAGGGCGGAATTGTGGACTTGGACGTAAAGCCACCGAAGTTGCTGCTGGAACTGAGGTCTCCGAGCGACACAAATAGCCTGCTTAGTTTCCCCTGCGGGGCAGCGTTCGACGGCAGGAGTCTTTGGTTCGCTGAGAATGACGGGACCAACGAGCGGTTTCACGTCCATGAACTCGACCTCGCCCGCTTGGTGATCGCGCGTTCGTTGCGGACTGTGGACCGCGGGATCTCCGGAATTGCCTGGGATGGGACGAACTTCTGGATCTCCAGCGCGCGGCAGGGGCTTTATCAGATTGATCCCTCGGCGGCCCTCGGCCTTGGCACGCTTGAGATGGGTGTCGGGCGCCGGTTTCCTGGACTGTACCACCGCCTGGCGTACGGCCAAGGCTACCTTTGGGGTCTTGACCCAGCGAAGCGGCGCATTTGCAGGATCCAGATCACGGACTGAGCATACCTCCTGCCGCAAAAGACCTTGCCATTTCGACCCGAGTTCGTTAGACAGATGCCTGCCTAAGAAGACTATGAAGAACCATGGATCCCTTATCATTGTTGCGCTCCTCCTGTTAACTTCGGCATTGGCTGTCGCCCAATTGCCAGTAGTCAGCGCTTTCAGCCATAATGGTCAACTGATGGCAGCAGGCCTGCAGCCCGGAAGCGTGGCTCAAGTCGAATGGGCACCCACGCCAAGCGGCCCTTGGGCCAGCTCATGGGACGCCCTGACTACTCTGCCTGTGGATTCGAACGGGTGCATTTGCGTCAGCGTGCCGATGTTCTATCGCGTACGCGGCACGACGCTTCAGAACCTGCCAAACATCCTGGGAGTTCCCGCTGGTTTATTCCAGATGGGTGACACCCTGGGCGAGGGTTATTCGAACGAGTTCCCGGTTCATACGGTGTCCTTGAGCGGATTTCTCATGGACAAGTATGAGGTTACGAAGGCCCTTTGGGATGCTGTCTGCCAATGGGCAGCCGCCCACGGCTACACTTTTGACAACGTTGGCTCGGGCAAGGCGACCAATCACCCGGTACACACCATCAATTGGTATGACGCCGTGAAGTGGTGCAACGCCCGTTCTGAGATGGATGGCCTCACCCCTGCCTATTATGTGGACTGCACACTCGCGACGATTTACAGGACCGGTAGAATCGACCTGAGGATATCAAGCGTTAATTGGAGCGTGAATGGCTATCGTCTTCCCACCGAGGCGGAGTGGGAATATGCCGCACGTGGCGGGCAGCCGGGCAGCCGCTTTCCATGGGGAGACTTGGTTGCTCATGCCCAAGCCAACTATTACAGCACGAATATGTGCCAATACGACAATCCTTGCTCGTACGACACCAGCCCGACGCGAGGATACCACCCCACTTACGCCAGCGGAGCCCCGCCCTACACCAGTCCAGTGGGATCTTTCGTGCCGAACGGCTACGGTCTTTTTGATATGAGCGGCAATGTCGCCGAGTGGTGTTGGGATGAGTATGGTTATGGATATTCGGCCTGTCCTGTCTCCAACCCTCGCGGCAGTGAGGGAGGGTACTATCGGATGGGGCGTGGAGGCGACTGGGGCAGTGATGCCAATCTCCTCCGCTGTGCAAAACGGGACGTGGGCACCCCCAGTGGCGCCAGTAACCGTTGCGGTTTCCGCTGCGTGCGGCGCCTTTGACGGTGGCTAACTTCCCCCGCGCCGACTTGAGCAGTATCCCCGCGCTGGAGTTGGGTGGCCGCCTGGCCGTGGCCAGCGTCACGTCCGCGCCGCTCTGCGCGTGCGTCGCCAGCAGTTGCCGGATGATCCTGGGATCAATCACCTTGTCCCCAGCCACCATCAGCACATCCCCCTCGAAGCGCATTCGTTCGAGCAAGTCCGCCCCTTTGCGCGCCGCGTCCCCGGTGCCCCGCGGCTGGTCCTGGAAAGCGAACGGCGTGCCCGGGAACCGCCGGCTGACCGTCCCCATGACGCTCTCCGCCATGCTGCCCACCACCACCACATTGAGCATGGCGCCGCAGAGATTGTAAGTCTCCAGCGCCCGGATGATAACCGGCACCCCCAGCACCTCGAAGCACACCTTATGCTTGTCGCTGGTGCCCATGCGCGTCCCCTTGCCGCCCGCAAGAATGATTGTGACAAACGGTCGTTTCATAATCGCCCGCCGGCGTTCACGTCGAGCGGGAGGCTAAACCATCAAACCCAAGCCAGCAAAGCCCGTTCCAGTTCCCATGCGGTCCACACCGTATCCTCACCGTATCCACACCGGATCCACACCGTGGATACAGCCTTGACATCCCAGACGGCATTTCTGGCGTAACTTGCTGAACTTGCAGGGGTTACAAGGAAATGACGATCCCGCGAACCAACTGTGCCAACTTGGCACAGTCCTACCTTCGCCACTCTCCCTTTCTCAACCAAGGGCCTGCTGCAGATCTGCGAGCAGGTCTTCCGTGTCCTCGATCCCGACCGAGTACCGAATGAGGCCCTCAGGGATACCCATTGCCTTGCGCTCCTCGGGGGTGCATTCGACATGGCTGGTGGTCGCCGGCGGGCCGGCGATGGTTTCGACGGCCCCCAGGTTGGCGGCCAGGTGGGCATAGCGCAAGCGCGGCAGAAACGCGCGCACCGCGTCGAAGCCGCCCTTGAGCATGAAGCTCAGCACGCCCCCGAAGCCCCGCATCTGCCGCCGCGCCACCTCGTGTTGCGGATGGGAAGGCAAGCCGGGATAAAAAACACTGCTGACCTGAGGCTGCGCCTCCAGGAACCGGGCAATCTGCAGCGCGCTTTCATTCTGCTGCCGGATGCGCAAGTGGAGCGTCTTCATCCCGCGCAACAGCAGGTAGGCCGCCATCGGATCGAGCGCCGCGCCGGTGATCTCGCGGTGATGATGCACCTGCGCAATCAGGGACTTCGCCCCGCACACCACGCCGCCCAGCGCATCGGCATGGCCGCCCAGGAACTTGGTCGCGCTGTGCAACACCAGGTCCACGCCCAGCGGCAGCGGCGTCTGGTTGATGGGCGTGGCGAACGTGTTATCGGCCACCACGGCAGCCCCGGCCTTGTGCGCCGCTTTGGCGAGGCGCGCGATATCCATCACCTTGAGCGTGGGATTGGTCGGCGTTTCCAGGTAAAGCACCCGGCACCCCTTGGCAATCTCCGCCTCGATCGCCTCATGGTCGGTGGTATCGCACAACTGGACTTTGATCTGGAAGCGCGGCAGGAAATCGAGGAACAACCGGTTGGTGCCTCCATAGCTGTCCTTCACCGAAACCAGCCGGTCGCCCGGCGAAAGCAGAGTGAACAGGCTGTTGCTGATGGCCGACATGCCGGTGGCAAAGCTGGTGGCGGCCTCGGCGCCTTCCAGCAACCGCACCTTGTTCTCGAACGCGAGCACGGTCGGATTCGTGTTCCGGCTGTAGATGTGCCCGGGCTTGCGCCCCCGCGCGGCGGCCTGCCAATCGTCCACGTCCGGGTAGCCGAAGGCTACGCTGTGAACGACCGGCACCTGCGTTGCTCCCCACCACGAATTCTTATCTTCCCCCGCCCAGACCGAAAGCGTGCCCGGACGAGCTTGAGTTTGGCTTGGCATGCCCTAACAGATAGCACTTTCCGGCGGGCGCGCAACCCGGCAGCTCGTGGCCATCCTCAGAACGAATTGCCCGCCAGCCCGGCCGTCAGCGCGGGCCGCCAGGATCAACGCGCCCCGGCTCGCTTCTTCCCGCCGTTCTTCTTGCGCTTGCCAACGGAGCGAACGGTTATATTATTGCACCATAATATTATGACAACAGTATGAAGACGACAAAGAAGCTCTCCAACGCCGAGACCGCCCTCCTGGGCCTCCTCTGCGAAGAGCCCCGGCATCCCTGGCAGATTCAGAAAGTGGTCGAGCATCGGGACATGCGCCACTGGACCGATCTGGCGCAGGCGACCATTTACAGCCAGTTGCGCTCGCTGAAGCGGGCCGGGCTGGTCGAGTGCCGGCCGCAGGTTGACCGGGGCCGTTTGCGCAAGGTCTATTCCGTGACCCGCGCGGGGCGGGAGGCGCTGCGAGCGAAGGTGCGGGAACTGCTGACGGAGCCGGAACCGATGAAGTGGCGCGTGGACCTGGGCACCTACAACCTGGACCTGCTGCCGCGCCGGGAAGCGCTGGCTTGCTTGCGGGCCTACCGGTCGAAGCTGGCGCAAAACATCGCCTGCTACGAGAAACTGGCCGACTACATGCGCGGTTCCGGGTGCCCGAAGTCCCGCCTCGAAGTCGCGCGGCGCCCAAACTACCTGTTCCGGGGCGAAGTCCGCTGGGTGGACGCCCTCCTCGCCCAACTGCAAAGGAGCTAACCATGCGCGACGCCATCGAGATCGAAAACGCCCGGATGCACAATCTCAAGGGGATCAACCTGAGCATCCCGCGCGACTGCCTGGTGGTGTTCACCGGCGTCTCCGGCTCCGGCAAATCCTCGCTCGTGTTCGACACGCTGCATACCGAAGCGCAACGGCAGTTGATCGAGACGTTCAGCTCCTTCGCCCGGCGGCGGCTGCCCAAGCTGTCGCGGCCCGACGTGGACGCCATTCGCAACCTCTCCACCTCGATCGTGATTGACCAGCATCGCCTGGGCCGCACCCTGCGGTCCACGGTCGGCACGGCCACGGAGGTTTACACCTACCTGCGGCTGCTGTATTCGCGTTGCGGCGACACACCGGGGCTGGCGTCCTTTCACTTCGGCTTCAACCATCCCGAAGGCATGTGTCCGGCCTGCCAGGGGCTGGGCAAACGAATCACGGTGGATGCCGAGCGGATGCTCGACAAGACCAAGTCCCTCCGCGATGGCGCCATCATCCACCCGGACTACCGCGTCGGCGGCTGGAATTGGCGGGAACTGGTCGGCATTGACCTGTTTGACGTCTCCCGGCCGCTGCAGGACTTCGCGCCGGCGGAACTGGAGAAGCTCCTGTTCGCTGAGGGCATCCCGATCGTCAAGAAGCACGGGGCCGGGACTTACGCCAAGACGTGGGTCGGGATCGCCCGCCGGCTCGAGCGGCTCCACCTCAACAATGCCGAGGACGAACTGTCGGAAAGCCGGCGCGATGCCTACCGCAAGTATCTCTCCTACAGAGAGTGCGCCACCTGCGGCGGCCTGCGGCTGAACCCCGCACGGTTGGCGGTGCGGCTGGCGGGGAAGGGCATCGGGGAAGTCGTCCAAATGGAGCTGATCGAACTCGACGCCTGGCTCGGAACCATCAACGGCCCGGTCGCCCAGCCGCTGGTCCGCAAGATGCGCAGCATCCTGTCGCACCTGATCGGCATCGGCGTTGGCTACCTGTCGCTCAACCGCGCGGTCTCGACCTTGTCTGGCGGCGAAAGCCAGCGCCTCAAGATGGCCCGCCAGCTCGGCTGCGACCTGGTTGGCCTCATGTATGTGCTCGACGAGCCTTCTATCGGCCTGCACCCCCGCGATATTGACCAGCTGATCGCACTGCTCGGGCAGCTCCGCGACCAGGGCAACTCGGTGCTGGTGGTCGAGCATGACCCGGCCATCATCGCCGCCGGAGATTACGTCGTTGAAATCGGGCCGGGGCCGGGCCGCCACGGCGGCGAGGTCTGTTTTGCGGGTGAGCGCGCCGCCTTCCGGCAATCCGACTGCCGCACCGCCACGCTGATGCGCCGGGACCAGACCCCCATCACGGCGCCCCGGCGGCGCTGGAGCCAGAGCTGGCCCATTCGCAGCGCAGGGATCAACAACCTGAGAAACGTGGACGTGGACATACCGCGGCAGGTGTTGGTCTGCGTCACCGGCGTGGCCGGCAGCGGCAAGAGCAGCCTGGTGCACGGGGTGTTCGTGCCGATGATCCCGAGCGCCGTGGTGGTGGACCAGAACCTCATCGGGCGGAACAACCGGTCCAATCCCGCCACCTTCCTGGGCGTGTTCGACGACGTGCGGCAAATCTTCGCGCGCGCCACCGGCAGACCGGCTTCCTGGTTCAGCTACAATTCCGATGGCGCCTGCCCGGCCTGCAAAGGGCAGGGAAGCATCACGGTCGAGATGCACTTCCTGGACGACGTCCGCACCCCGTGCCACGCCTGCAACGGCCAGCGCTACACGGATGAGGTGCTGGCGCTGCGTTGGGAGGGCCGCAATATTCACCAGGTGCTGGGCCTGACGGCGCAGGAAGCCGCGGCAGCCTTCACCCAATCGCGCCTGAAGCGGGCGCTCGGGCTGCTCTGCGACGTAGGGCTGGATTACCTGACTTTGGGCCAGCCCCTCACGACGCTTTCCGGGGGCGAATGCCAGCGGCTGAAGCTGGCGGCTGAGTTGGGAAAAGCCGGCCAAACCTACATTCTTGACGAGCCGACCACGGGGCTGCACCTGGCGGACATCAGCCGGCTGATGGGCATACTCAACCGGCTGGTGGACGATGGCAACTCTGTGATCGTCATTGAACACAACCTCAATGTGATTGCGCAAGCCGACTGGGTGATTGATCTCGGGCCCGAAGGCGGCAGCCGCGGCGGCCGCGTCCTGGCCGTCGGCACGCCCGAACAGATCGCCGAGTGCCCGGAAAGCCACACGGGCCGATACCTCAAAGCACGTGTTTCACCCTCCGATGCTGGCGAGAAACCGACATCGGCCATAGCCTGAGCAACTGTGGCCGTGCCGTCGCCACCCGCGCGGAACGGATGGTGCGGCCTCGAATTTGCAGGCCATCACAGCAGCCGGCCAGCGGAGAGCGGATTGCCCGCCGGCCCGGCCGTCAACGCGGGCCGCCAGGATCAACCCGCCCCGGCCTGCTTCTTCTTGCCCTTTTTCTTGCGCGCGCCGGTGTCGGCGGGGTCCCCGGTCGGATAGGGCTTCACCTGGGCGCGTTCGGCCCACGCATCCCACTTGGCGGCCAACTCGCGCGCGCGCTCGGGCTGCGCCGCGGCCAGATCCCGCTGCTCGGTGCGGTCGGCCTTGAGATCGTAAAGCTCCCACGGGCCTTTCCGGCCCTGGCGCACAAGCTTCCAGTCGCCGACGCGAACGGCGGCGTTGCCCTCGTGCTCCCAGTACAGCGCGTCGCGCTTAATGGGCTGGTTGTCGAACGCCGGCACCAGGCTGCGGCCTTCCATCGGCTGGATGACCTTGCCCTTGTACTCCTTCGGATACGCCGCGCCGGCCACCTCAACACAGGTGGCCATGATATCAATCAGGTGCCCCGGCTGGGGTCGCAGCCCGCCGCCAATCGAGATCCGCGCCGGCCAATGCGCGATGAGCGGCGTTGAGATCCCGCCCTCGTGGTTGTAATGCTTGTAACGGCGGAAGGGGGTGTTCTCCAGCGTCGCCCACGACTGGCCGCAGAAGACGTTCGAATCCGCCGAGCCGGGCGGCTGCCCGACGTAGCGCCCCTCGGGACCGGCCTCGGCATTGCCGCCGTTGTCCGAGAGGAAGAGGATCAGCGTGTTGTCGAGCGCGCCGCGCCGGCGCAGCGTGTCCACGAACCGGCCCACCGCCGTGTCCATGTGCGCCACCACCGCCGCATAGATCGCCATGATATGGTCGAAGCGGTCCTGCTCCTGCGGCGTGAGGGTGTCCCAGGCCTTGACCTCCGGGGCGCGCGGCGAAAGCGGCCACGCTTTGTCCACGATGCCCAGCTCGATCTGACGGGCGCGCCGCTGCTCGCGCAGTTTGTCCCAGCCGATCTTGTACTTGCCGCGAAACTTCGCGATCTCCTCCGCCGGCGCCATCAGCGGGAAATGCGGCGCGTTGAAAGCCAGGTAAAGAAAGAACGGCCTGGTCTGTTCCCCCTCCTCAATGAACTTCAAGGCGTTGTCCACAAAAGCATCGGTGGTGTAGAAGCCCTCCGCCGGGGGTTGAATGTGTTCATTCTCCCGCGCCAATGAATCGGGACGGAAATAATTAGCCGTGCCTTTGATGACCCCGAAGTAATGGTCGAACCCCCGCTGCCGCGGCCAGTTCGCCTTCTCCGTTTCGTCTGCCGGCTCCGTGTATCTCGTCACGTGCCACTTGCCCGCCATGACGGTGCGATAGCCTGCGCTGCTCAGGACCTCGGCCAGGGTGACGCAGCGATCGTTGAGGTTGCCCTGGTAGCCCGGCTGCTGGCGGTCTGTGACCATGTGGCCGACGCCGGCCTGGTGCGGGTAAAGCCCGGTCAGCAGCGAGGCCCGGGTGGGACAGCACCGGCCCGTGTTGTAGAATTGGGTGAAGCGCAGGCCGCGGGCGGCCAGCTTGTCCAGGTTCGGCGTCGGAATCTCGCTGCCGTAACAGCCGAGGTCCGAAAAGCCCATGTCATCCACCAGGATGACCGCGATGTTCGGGCGCTGACCGACGGCGGCCCCGTCCGTCCCGAGCGCGAGGATAAGGGAGGCGAAACCGATGAGGGCTGCATGCTTCAAGTTCATGCCCGTGATTGTGCCGCCCCCAAGGGAAGTTGGCAATATCGGCCAGCCCGCGATCAGGAGAGCCCGCGCAGGATCCGCTCCAGTTGCGCGGCATGCACATCCAACCCGGCCTCCGTCCACACCACATAATCGGCGCGGGCCATCTTCTGCTCGACGGGCCATTGCGCCCGAATGCGCTGCTCGATCTGTTTGGCCGGCCAGCCCCGTGCCAGCAGACGGTCACGTTGTGTGGCGGCGGAGCAGGCAACACAGATGGTTGCGTCCAGCTCAGTCTCGGCCTGCGTTTCAAACAGGAGCGGAATCACCACGACCGCCAACCGATGCCCCTCCGCCCGCCAGGCTGCAATCTGCTCGCGCCAGAGCAAACGGATGCGAGGATGCAGGATACTCTCCAGCCGCGTCCGGGCGGCCGCATCGGCAAAGACGCGCTGGGCCAGTTCCTTTCGCCGCAGCCGCCCGTCCGGCGCGATGATTTCGGCGCCGAATGCGTCCCGAACTTCAGCGAGTGCCGGCTGGCCCGGCTCAACCACCTGCCGCGCCAGATCGTCGGTGTCCACCACGGGGAAACCGCGCGCCCGGAGGAGCTGCGCGGCGGCGGATTTGCCCATGCCGATGCCACCGGTGAGACCGAGAACCTTCATAGTCACGGTCCGGTACCCGCCCGAGCGGTCAGCGGCGGAAGGCGCGGTAGTAGCGGGAGTTGAGCGTCGGAGTGGTCGTGTCGGTGTAGGTAAAAGCGCCGGTGGTGTTGCTGTTCGTGCTGAGGGCAACCCAGGAGGTCAGATCGGCCGAGCCCTCCACGACGTAATCGAAGCCCGGCTGGGCGGTCACCGTGAGCTGGAACTGGCCATTGGTGAATATGCCACTCAAGACCGGGTCATAGGCGGTGAGCAAAGCCTCGGCGTTGGTCAAGGTGAGGCTCCAACCGGTGGCAATGAAGCCGGCGTCACCGTTGGCATCATCATACACATAGAGGCGCCATGCGCCGTCGGCACTGCTCCCCCGCAAGGCGGCGAGGGTTGAGCCGTAAGGTTGAGGCGCAGGGTTGCCCGGGAAGCTGACCGGGCCCTCGTAAGCCGCGGGCCGGTAACTCGGAGCGGTGATCGCATCGTGGTTGGGCAGGCTGCCCGGGGCGGCGTCGTCAAAGGTCAGGTTGAAGTTATTCAACGCATAGGCTCCGCCGGCGTGCGACATCAGAACAACATTGCTGCCGGAGGGACTGACCAAGAGCATGCTCAGGTCGTGCGGGAAGGAATGGTTGAGGCCGTAAAGGGTAACGGTAGCCTGGATGACGCGGCGATCGGCGAGGCCGGAGACGTTGACCACGGCCGGATAGGGACTGGCAACGCCCTTGTCCGGGATGGTGATCGCACCCGATTCGGTGAAGGTGGCCGGAGCGACGGCGGCAATGGTGAAGGAGACGTTCGTCGTGTAGCCGAGGGCCGCATCGTGACATTGCAGGGTGGCGACGAGCGTCCCACCGAGGTTGGGATCGGCCTTGAAAGTGAACCTTTGTTCACTGGAGCCGCCCTGGACGAGGGTTCCGTAAACATTGGACAGCTTGGCAGGCGGGTAGTCTGCGCCAGCGGTGACGCCTCCCGTGGTCTGCAGGTTGGCGGTGAGGTTGGGAAGGTCCTGCGTGCCGTCGTTGGTCAGGCCCAGGGACAAGGTAACGGTCTCGCCCGGGTCAATCGCGCCGTTGACGGGGCCGCTCTCATAATTCAGCACCGCGCCGGCGGTGGCGATGTGAGGAACAGGTTTGATCACCGTGATCGTGTTGGTCGCGCTGTTGTTCGCGGCAGCGAGCTCGGTGGAACCGGTCGAGAGGAAGACCTTGTTGGTCAGGACAGCCGTGTTGGCTCCCGAGGGAATCAGGGACGGAGAGGGAATCACGACGGCAGTGACCGTGGCGACGGCCCCGGCGCTCAATGCGCCAAGGTGGGCCAGGATGTTGGTCGCGTTCGCGGTCCACATCACCACGGACGCAGAGTCAGAAGCGAGGCTGACGTTCGTGGGCGAGAACGAGTAAGCGAGGACCACGTCGAGAGCCGTATCCGGGCCGAGGTTGGTGATGGAAACCGTGTTGGTGAAGGGGAAGCTGGCGACGACGGCGTTCGCCACTTCCTGGGCCAGGCTCAAATCCGCGACCGGGCGATTGAGGGCAGTGAGGAAGGACACGGAGTTGTTGGAGGGGTTGATGTCCCTCTCGCTGTGCACTTCATCCACGGCCACACTGGCGGTGGTGGCGAGGGTCGTGTTGGTCGAGCCCTGAGGAATTGCGGCCGCCGTGGGCCGCACGA belongs to Candidatus Paceibacterota bacterium and includes:
- the coaE gene encoding dephospho-CoA kinase (Dephospho-CoA kinase (CoaE) performs the final step in coenzyme A biosynthesis.), translated to MKVLGLTGGIGMGKSAAAQLLRARGFPVVDTDDLARQVVEPGQPALAEVRDAFGAEIIAPDGRLRRKELAQRVFADAAARTRLESILHPRIRLLWREQIAAWRAEGHRLAVVVIPLLFETQAETELDATICVACSAATQRDRLLARGWPAKQIEQRIRAQWPVEQKMARADYVVWTEAGLDVHAAQLERILRGLS
- a CDS encoding arylsulfatase, translated to MNLKHAALIGFASLILALGTDGAAVGQRPNIAVILVDDMGFSDLGCYGSEIPTPNLDKLAARGLRFTQFYNTGRCCPTRASLLTGLYPHQAGVGHMVTDRQQPGYQGNLNDRCVTLAEVLSSAGYRTVMAGKWHVTRYTEPADETEKANWPRQRGFDHYFGVIKGTANYFRPDSLARENEHIQPPAEGFYTTDAFVDNALKFIEEGEQTRPFFLYLAFNAPHFPLMAPAEEIAKFRGKYKIGWDKLREQRRARQIELGIVDKAWPLSPRAPEVKAWDTLTPQEQDRFDHIMAIYAAVVAHMDTAVGRFVDTLRRRGALDNTLILFLSDNGGNAEAGPEGRYVGQPPGSADSNVFCGQSWATLENTPFRRYKHYNHEGGISTPLIAHWPARISIGGGLRPQPGHLIDIMATCVEVAGAAYPKEYKGKVIQPMEGRSLVPAFDNQPIKRDALYWEHEGNAAVRVGDWKLVRQGRKGPWELYDLKADRTEQRDLAAAQPERARELAAKWDAWAERAQVKPYPTGDPADTGARKKKGKKKQAGAG